A genome region from Arachidicoccus soli includes the following:
- a CDS encoding DUF4133 domain-containing protein → MDSSVYTINKGINKSIEFKGLKAQYIWFLGAVLVALLMVFALLYILGINAYFCIALILLSGAVLMSKIYKMSRQYGQYGMMKKIAKKALPTAIRVSSRQVFFLAAI, encoded by the coding sequence ATGGACAGTAGTGTATATACAATCAATAAAGGTATCAATAAAAGTATTGAGTTTAAAGGGCTAAAGGCGCAGTATATCTGGTTCTTAGGTGCTGTCTTGGTGGCCTTGCTGATGGTCTTTGCCCTGTTATATATTTTGGGCATCAATGCCTATTTCTGTATTGCCCTGATTCTATTAAGCGGAGCAGTCCTGATGAGTAAAATTTATAAGATGAGCCGTCAATATGGACAATATGGTATGATGAAAAAAATAGCGAAAAAGGCGCTACCTACTGCAATCAGGGTTTCGAGCCGTCAGGTATTCTTTTTGGCAGCAATTTAA